A genomic stretch from Antarcticibacterium flavum includes:
- a CDS encoding MMPL family transporter yields MYRIHKFILKNKALAFIAFIFFVGIVSFLATRIDLEEDISSLIPTGERQDILRKVLDQTEFSDKIIISVSSTAKEPDPEEVTHYAGRFIDSLNSQLPEYFDDIQGRVPDEGIREVYDFVYNNLPVFLNEDDYGIISSRLPRDSIRERLQNNYKSLISPTGIITKDFLFKDPLAITGLGLEKLRELQVEDEFELYNNFLITKDHRHVLLFISPSLPASETNRNVVFIDQLDKILKDLDADFPEVKGDYFGGVLYSIANAQQIKKDIQLTLGIAAGILLLLLIFYYRRIYVPLVLFVPVVLGGLTAIAFLFLIKGTVSAISLGIGAILLGISIDYSLHILTHYKKNNNIKQLYREVAGPVLMSSTTTAIAFLCLIFVRSEALNDLGIFAAVSVIVASFFALLLIPLLYKAPAVDKERPTFLDRIAAIEFHRNRPLIIVVSLIFLIAIFSFTSVGFNYDLSALNYEPEEIRAKEKNVQEIAGRAAKSVYLVSYGTTLDEALGNNNNLYRDLKELEEEGKINNYSSIGGVVLSTRSQLERIEQWREFWNPGRRNEVTQRLIEESGNFGFRARSFEEFYTLLSAHFEPLYLDDYRQISSLYLDDFISEGDNFATVSTSINIKPEYLEELTQIFQNRENTVLIDRKQLNESFLGNLKNDFNNLIAYSLIAVFIVLFLFYRSLELTLLTLLPIGITWVIALGIMSLLHIEFNILNIIISTFIFGLGLDYSIFISNAFLREYETSVKVIKTYRTSILLSVFTTLLGIGALFLAKHPALRSVSIVSIIGILSAVSVAFVIQGYIFQKLFIERKKMGRPAFNFRNFYYPARFSGNRLYHKKEVYDNYRYKMVLADVKKEFDPDKERFLRVAEFLEAGDNVLHLNSGYGTLPVFLSYKFNDLMVVAVEGDEDKLHVARNTFRNTVEMLDFKEHVPDDISQINVLIWSRGSSKNQIDLKDVISRRIKKVVILDPGYNYRWITDHNFEILYRQNNVVLLGKVE; encoded by the coding sequence ATGTACAGGATCCATAAGTTCATTTTAAAGAATAAGGCACTCGCATTCATTGCGTTCATATTCTTTGTGGGCATTGTTTCTTTCCTGGCCACCCGCATAGATCTTGAGGAAGATATTAGCAGTCTAATTCCCACAGGGGAGCGACAGGATATATTAAGGAAGGTCCTGGATCAAACCGAATTTTCAGACAAAATAATTATTTCGGTTTCCTCTACTGCAAAGGAGCCAGATCCTGAAGAGGTTACCCATTATGCCGGCCGCTTTATAGATTCCCTGAATAGTCAACTCCCGGAATATTTTGATGATATCCAGGGCCGCGTGCCAGATGAGGGAATAAGAGAGGTGTATGATTTCGTTTATAACAACCTCCCGGTGTTTCTAAATGAAGATGATTATGGAATCATCTCATCACGGCTACCCAGGGATAGTATAAGGGAACGGCTACAAAACAATTATAAATCGCTTATATCGCCTACGGGGATTATAACTAAGGATTTCCTTTTCAAAGATCCCCTGGCCATAACAGGTTTAGGGCTTGAAAAACTAAGGGAATTACAGGTTGAAGATGAGTTTGAGCTTTACAACAACTTTCTTATCACGAAGGACCACCGGCATGTGCTCCTGTTTATTTCCCCCAGCTTACCGGCATCTGAAACTAACCGGAACGTCGTTTTCATAGACCAGTTGGATAAGATCCTGAAAGATCTGGACGCAGACTTTCCTGAGGTTAAGGGAGATTACTTTGGTGGTGTCTTATACTCGATTGCAAATGCACAACAGATAAAGAAAGATATACAATTAACTCTTGGTATTGCTGCAGGCATCCTGCTCCTGCTGCTTATCTTTTATTATCGAAGGATCTATGTACCACTGGTGCTATTTGTTCCTGTGGTCCTGGGTGGGCTTACGGCAATTGCTTTTCTTTTCCTTATCAAGGGGACAGTATCTGCCATTTCCCTGGGAATTGGTGCAATTCTATTGGGAATAAGTATTGACTACTCCCTGCATATCCTCACCCACTACAAGAAAAATAATAATATTAAGCAATTGTACAGGGAAGTTGCAGGCCCGGTATTGATGAGCAGCACTACCACTGCCATCGCATTTTTATGCCTGATCTTCGTTCGCAGTGAAGCCTTAAATGATCTAGGGATATTTGCAGCTGTAAGCGTGATAGTGGCCTCTTTCTTTGCTCTCCTGCTTATACCATTACTTTATAAGGCTCCCGCTGTGGATAAGGAAAGACCCACCTTTCTGGACAGGATAGCTGCTATTGAGTTCCACAGGAACAGGCCTTTAATTATAGTTGTCTCATTGATCTTCCTGATAGCTATTTTCAGCTTTACCTCTGTAGGTTTTAATTATGATCTTTCTGCTCTTAATTATGAGCCGGAGGAGATAAGGGCGAAGGAAAAAAATGTACAGGAAATAGCAGGACGGGCAGCAAAATCAGTGTACCTGGTGTCATATGGAACCACCCTGGATGAAGCCCTTGGAAACAACAACAATCTTTACAGGGATCTAAAGGAACTGGAGGAAGAAGGAAAGATCAATAACTACAGTAGTATAGGAGGAGTAGTACTTTCCACAAGATCACAACTTGAAAGGATCGAGCAGTGGAGAGAATTCTGGAACCCCGGCAGGAGAAATGAGGTAACGCAGAGACTTATTGAGGAATCTGGTAATTTTGGGTTCAGGGCAAGGAGTTTTGAAGAGTTCTATACTTTACTTTCAGCTCATTTTGAACCGCTTTATCTCGATGACTACCGGCAAATCTCCAGCCTGTACCTGGATGATTTCATCTCAGAAGGTGATAATTTTGCCACCGTCTCCACCTCGATCAATATCAAACCGGAATATCTTGAAGAGCTTACCCAGATCTTTCAGAACAGGGAAAACACAGTCCTGATAGACAGGAAACAACTCAATGAGAGTTTTCTTGGAAACCTGAAGAATGATTTTAATAATTTAATTGCCTATTCCCTTATTGCGGTATTTATTGTGCTTTTTCTCTTTTACCGCTCTTTGGAGTTAACGCTGCTTACACTTCTTCCTATTGGGATCACCTGGGTAATCGCCCTGGGCATTATGTCGCTGCTGCATATCGAATTTAATATCCTTAATATTATTATTTCCACCTTCATTTTTGGTTTAGGCCTTGATTACAGCATTTTTATTTCAAATGCTTTCCTTAGGGAATACGAGACCTCTGTAAAGGTGATCAAAACTTACAGAACTTCTATATTACTATCTGTCTTCACAACTCTGTTGGGAATAGGAGCTCTTTTTCTGGCAAAACATCCTGCCTTGCGCTCTGTGTCTATTGTGTCAATAATAGGGATCCTTTCAGCTGTATCTGTTGCTTTTGTGATCCAGGGTTATATCTTTCAAAAGCTTTTTATTGAGCGTAAGAAAATGGGCAGGCCTGCTTTTAATTTCAGGAATTTTTATTATCCGGCGCGTTTCTCTGGAAACAGGCTTTACCATAAAAAAGAGGTATATGATAATTACCGCTACAAAATGGTTTTAGCCGATGTAAAGAAGGAATTTGACCCCGATAAAGAACGCTTCCTAAGAGTTGCTGAATTTCTTGAAGCAGGGGACAATGTCCTTCATTTGAATTCAGGATACGGTACTTTACCTGTTTTTTTAAGTTACAAGTTTAATGACCTTATGGTGGTCGCTGTGGAAGGGGATGAGGATAAATTGCATGTTGCGAGGAATACTTTCAGGAATACAGTAGAGATGCTAGATTTTAAAGAACACGTGCCAGATGATATTTCACAAATCAATGTGCTTATATGGTCCAGGGGAAGTTCAAAGAACCAAATCGATCTTAAGGATGTGATCTCCCGCAGGATCAAGAAAGTTGTGATCCTGGATCCCGGGTACAATTACAGGTGGATCACAGATCATAACTTCGAGATCCTTTACAGGCAAAACAATGTAGTGTTGCTGGGGAAAGTGGAATAA
- a CDS encoding hotdog family protein, whose protein sequence is MLLEDFYKVENTTTSLEGDHTAILRINNSHHLYNGHFPHRPVTPGVMLMQLFKEDAERTCGKTLYLKKAVNVKFMAVVDPNEDPQLVLEYSLENIDGELGLKGVARHKGAIAIKFNARYGYKES, encoded by the coding sequence ATGCTCCTTGAAGATTTTTATAAGGTAGAAAATACTACCACATCTTTGGAAGGCGATCATACAGCCATTCTTAGGATAAACAATTCACATCATCTTTATAATGGCCACTTCCCCCACCGGCCGGTTACCCCCGGGGTAATGTTAATGCAGCTCTTCAAGGAAGACGCAGAGCGTACCTGCGGCAAAACCCTGTATCTTAAAAAAGCTGTGAACGTAAAGTTCATGGCCGTGGTGGATCCTAATGAGGACCCACAGCTTGTCCTTGAATATTCACTGGAGAACATTGATGGAGAACTTGGGCTTAAAGGGGTGGCAAGACATAAAGGTGCCATAGCTATTAAATTCAATGCCAGGTATGGGTATAAGGAGAGTTAA
- a CDS encoding LolA family protein, translated as MRTLKIMLFLLPALVLSQNAQLSNAEIQSFKQEVAKHAEGLETLSSDFTQTKYMQLMEDEAVSRGKLFYKNPDVLKWEYSEPYTYKILFKDGQLHLDDNGKKSVTSLRSNKLFGKLVSLISGSVNGKLLEDPENFEVRYSRTGKNIEAVVTPVDSSIKDMFSEIILLFNGNYLVDSVKLMEESGDYTQINFSNISINKEIEEKVFQH; from the coding sequence ATGCGTACACTTAAGATCATGCTTTTCCTTTTGCCGGCTTTGGTGCTGTCGCAAAATGCACAACTTTCAAATGCCGAGATCCAATCTTTTAAACAGGAGGTTGCCAAACATGCAGAGGGGCTGGAAACCCTTTCAAGTGATTTTACCCAAACAAAGTATATGCAGCTTATGGAAGATGAGGCTGTGAGCCGGGGAAAACTTTTCTACAAAAATCCAGATGTGCTTAAATGGGAATATAGCGAACCCTATACTTACAAAATATTATTTAAGGACGGGCAATTGCATCTTGATGATAACGGAAAAAAATCCGTGACCAGCCTTAGGTCCAATAAGCTTTTCGGAAAGTTGGTAAGCCTTATATCGGGGAGTGTGAATGGTAAACTCCTTGAAGATCCTGAGAATTTTGAGGTGAGATATTCCAGGACAGGTAAGAATATCGAGGCAGTGGTAACTCCCGTTGATTCCTCGATCAAGGATATGTTCAGCGAGATCATATTGCTTTTTAATGGAAACTACCTGGTAGATTCTGTAAAACTTATGGAGGAATCTGGGGACTACACCCAGATCAATTTCAGTAACATTTCCATTAATAAGGAAATAGAAGAAAAAGTTTTTCAGCATTAA
- a CDS encoding phenylacetate--CoA ligase family protein: MSNLHRSSIEEIKQLQWLQLKKQLIYLDLHSPFYQDKFRKSVTDVTKILSYDDFRHLPITTKEDLQEHNEDFICVPREEIIDHVTTSGTLGIPVSLGLNEADLQRLTRNELESFKLIGVEKGDVVQITTTLDRRFMAGLAYFMGLRELGAGIVRTGSGLPQLQWDSIERFRPKYIVAVPSFLVKMLQYAKDNNIDISETSVKAAICIGEPIRELDYSLNTLGKRITEDWNIDLFSTYASTEMATAFTECEVHMGNHSQPDLIFTEILDDDGRHVKPGEIGELVITTLQNETMPLLRFATGDMLTFTDSPCTCGRNTQRLSSVMGRKQQMIKLKGTSIYPQNIIEILTNFKGLDTFVIEARRNDLEMDMITVKVPDNVSLERIDTLTEIFKSRLQVTPDIELVKKEEIELLRSPEEKRKPEVFRDLR, translated from the coding sequence ATGTCCAATCTACACAGAAGTTCCATAGAAGAGATAAAACAACTGCAATGGCTGCAACTTAAGAAACAGCTAATATACCTGGACCTGCATTCCCCGTTTTACCAGGATAAATTCAGGAAAAGTGTTACAGATGTTACAAAGATCCTCTCCTATGATGACTTTAGGCATTTGCCTATAACCACTAAGGAGGATTTGCAGGAACATAATGAGGATTTTATATGTGTTCCCCGGGAGGAGATCATTGATCACGTCACAACTTCGGGTACCCTTGGCATCCCGGTGAGCCTGGGCCTTAATGAGGCCGACCTGCAACGCCTCACGCGCAATGAACTCGAGTCGTTTAAGCTTATTGGGGTAGAAAAAGGAGATGTAGTTCAAATCACTACCACCCTGGACAGAAGGTTTATGGCCGGGTTGGCTTATTTTATGGGTTTAAGGGAACTTGGGGCCGGCATTGTGCGAACTGGTAGCGGTTTGCCGCAACTGCAGTGGGATTCTATTGAGCGCTTTCGTCCAAAATATATTGTGGCGGTTCCTTCATTTTTAGTAAAGATGCTGCAATATGCAAAAGATAACAATATTGACATATCTGAAACGTCTGTAAAAGCGGCTATTTGCATTGGAGAACCAATTAGGGAACTGGATTATTCCCTCAATACACTGGGAAAAAGGATAACAGAGGATTGGAATATTGACCTTTTCTCTACCTATGCCTCTACAGAAATGGCCACTGCTTTTACCGAATGTGAGGTGCATATGGGAAATCATTCCCAACCAGATCTCATATTTACAGAGATCCTGGATGATGATGGCAGGCATGTGAAGCCGGGGGAAATTGGAGAGCTTGTTATCACCACTCTCCAAAACGAAACGATGCCTTTACTAAGGTTCGCGACAGGAGATATGCTTACCTTTACAGATTCCCCCTGTACATGCGGGAGAAATACGCAGCGTTTAAGCTCTGTCATGGGCAGGAAACAACAAATGATAAAACTCAAGGGAACTAGCATTTATCCTCAAAATATCATCGAGATCCTTACGAATTTTAAAGGACTGGATACCTTCGTGATCGAGGCTCGAAGAAATGATCTTGAGATGGATATGATAACCGTAAAGGTCCCTGATAATGTATCTCTTGAACGAATCGATACACTTACTGAAATCTTTAAATCCAGATTACAGGTAACCCCCGATATTGAATTGGTAAAGAAAGAAGAAATTGAACTGCTTCGCTCCCCGGAAGAAAAAAGAAAGCCGGAGGTCTTCAGGGACTTGCGATAG
- a CDS encoding DUF2062 domain-containing protein: protein MSNSPIYQSRFDTHKCCVLVPTYNNEKSLASVLQDLQLYTSNIVVVNDGSTDTTKEILTNFSHLEIFHFEKNSGKGAALDHGFQKAEELGYEYAITIDSDGQHYPDDLEVFLDELEAKAPQDPELLLVGDRNMGRDGIPGKSTTGNKFSNFWYLVVTGINLGDTQSGYRLYPLKVVNPIKLYTNKFEYEIEIIVKAAWRGVEVKNIPIKVFYEENRVTHFRPFWDITRIVMLYMWFVLVSFFYIHPRNKYREFRDKGFKRFWKEDIIKSEEPAHKKAAAVALGVFVGMSPFWGLHTLLVFLLAATFKLNKVIAFIFSNISIPPLIPVIIYASYQLGSLITGRGLNWELSLNDFDSGAEIMQGLGQYLLGSFALAGIVALLLWIVFYFLFSVSNQKQVVKP from the coding sequence TTGAGTAATAGCCCAATATATCAGTCCCGGTTTGACACACATAAGTGTTGTGTACTGGTGCCTACCTATAATAATGAAAAGAGCCTGGCCAGCGTCCTGCAGGACCTTCAGCTTTACACCTCTAATATTGTGGTGGTAAATGACGGGTCTACAGATACTACAAAGGAGATCCTTACTAATTTCTCTCACCTGGAGATCTTTCATTTTGAAAAGAACAGCGGGAAAGGGGCCGCACTGGATCACGGTTTTCAAAAAGCTGAGGAACTTGGTTATGAATATGCGATCACTATAGATTCAGATGGTCAACATTATCCAGATGACCTCGAAGTCTTCCTTGATGAACTGGAGGCAAAGGCACCACAGGACCCTGAACTTTTATTGGTAGGAGACAGGAATATGGGCCGCGACGGCATTCCCGGGAAAAGTACTACAGGCAATAAATTTTCCAATTTCTGGTATCTTGTAGTAACAGGAATTAACCTGGGGGATACTCAAAGTGGATACCGTCTTTATCCCCTAAAAGTTGTAAACCCCATAAAACTCTATACCAATAAATTTGAATACGAGATTGAGATCATTGTTAAAGCTGCCTGGCGTGGGGTAGAGGTAAAGAATATCCCCATAAAAGTTTTTTATGAAGAGAACAGGGTAACCCATTTCAGGCCGTTTTGGGATATTACCAGGATCGTAATGCTTTATATGTGGTTTGTGCTGGTGAGTTTCTTTTATATACACCCGCGTAATAAATACAGGGAATTTCGGGATAAAGGTTTCAAAAGGTTTTGGAAAGAGGATATTATCAAAAGCGAGGAACCGGCACACAAAAAGGCCGCAGCTGTTGCGCTGGGGGTTTTTGTTGGAATGTCACCCTTTTGGGGGCTTCACACCCTGTTAGTGTTCCTCCTTGCTGCAACTTTTAAGCTGAATAAGGTTATTGCTTTCATATTCTCCAATATAAGTATCCCACCCCTTATTCCTGTGATAATCTATGCCAGTTATCAATTGGGTTCCCTTATTACCGGCAGGGGCCTTAACTGGGAATTGAGCTTGAATGATTTTGATTCCGGAGCAGAGATCATGCAGGGGCTTGGGCAATACCTGCTTGGTAGTTTTGCCCTTGCAGGAATAGTAGCTTTACTTCTTTGGATTGTGTTTTATTTCTTATTTTCGGTTTCGAACCAAAAGCAAGTGGTGAAGCCGTAA
- a CDS encoding THUMP-like domain-containing protein — protein sequence MNKALLQQDVQSFIKENAGLDISKLLLKGSPFKKVTASELATQITARKKAEKKLPTWYSSSNIIYPPGLNLEQTSSEVTARYKAQLIKGESLIDLTGGLGIDSFFLAEKFEQLTHCEKDSSLSEIATHNFKELGAKNITTVTGDSLEFLRSSTNKFDWIYIDPARRDDYGGKIFLLEQCTPNVPLNLNLFFEKAQRILIKTSPLLDLKAGLGELEQVKEIHIVAVDNDVKELIWLLEPGTTGKVRLKTTNFRKHDIQEFEADFSKLTIEPVLNEPGTFLYEPNAAIMKSGLFGELSLQTGTAKLHANSHLYTSNSLFDFPGRRFKIVDVLPYNRKLLKKDPRLKKANITTRNFPKSVEAIRKELKIEDGGTVYAFFTTNLHNEKVVLLCEKV from the coding sequence GTGAATAAAGCTCTCTTACAGCAGGATGTTCAAAGTTTTATAAAAGAAAATGCCGGGCTGGATATTTCTAAACTTTTACTGAAGGGCAGCCCGTTCAAAAAAGTTACAGCGAGCGAACTGGCCACCCAGATCACAGCCAGGAAAAAAGCCGAAAAGAAACTTCCTACCTGGTATAGTTCCTCCAATATTATTTATCCGCCCGGGCTCAACCTCGAGCAGACCTCCTCTGAGGTGACTGCCCGTTATAAAGCCCAACTTATTAAAGGGGAAAGCCTTATCGACCTTACCGGTGGCCTTGGTATCGACAGCTTTTTTCTTGCTGAAAAATTTGAACAATTAACCCATTGCGAAAAAGATAGTTCTCTTTCTGAAATAGCCACACATAATTTTAAAGAACTGGGGGCTAAGAATATTACTACTGTAACGGGAGACAGTCTCGAATTCCTGAGATCCTCAACTAACAAATTTGACTGGATCTACATAGACCCTGCAAGAAGGGATGATTATGGCGGCAAGATCTTTCTACTGGAGCAATGCACGCCAAATGTGCCACTCAACCTGAACCTCTTTTTTGAAAAAGCCCAGAGGATACTTATCAAGACCTCGCCCCTGCTGGATCTAAAAGCCGGACTGGGAGAATTGGAACAGGTTAAAGAAATCCACATAGTAGCAGTTGATAACGATGTTAAAGAGCTAATATGGCTGCTGGAACCCGGCACAACCGGGAAAGTCCGGCTCAAAACAACCAATTTTAGGAAACATGATATTCAGGAATTTGAAGCCGATTTTTCAAAGCTTACAATAGAGCCCGTTTTAAATGAACCGGGGACCTTTTTATATGAACCAAATGCTGCCATTATGAAGAGTGGGCTGTTTGGAGAACTAAGCCTGCAAACCGGTACGGCAAAATTACATGCCAATAGCCACCTTTACACCTCAAACAGTTTATTTGATTTCCCGGGAAGAAGGTTTAAAATCGTAGATGTCCTACCTTATAACAGAAAACTATTAAAAAAAGATCCACGCCTTAAGAAGGCCAATATCACCACCCGTAATTTCCCAAAATCTGTAGAAGCAATTCGAAAAGAACTTAAGATCGAGGATGGGGGGACAGTATATGCTTTTTTCACCACCAACCTGCACAATGAAAAGGTGGTACTCCTTTGTGAAAAAGTCTAA
- a CDS encoding polysaccharide deacetylase family protein, translating into MKFETLHRIVLGVLLIAALLSAFHFIPGLLVIGLVLGYMGFLLFVSTNVQLNFFLRAFNNNPEETERRIALTFDDGPVENTLKILEVLEKYKVEASFFCIGKNVKENPEIFNLIIKKGHFVGNHTYSHTRKMGFLSTNAMLQEIKKCDKIFKKVGGITPGTFRPPFGIINPQVRGALEISGHKVIGWNLRSYDAVINSEELVVKRVLENVKPGDVILFHDNKENTVEILEQLLLFLRANHFDPVRVDELFNIDAYT; encoded by the coding sequence TTGAAATTCGAAACCTTACATAGGATCGTATTGGGGGTGCTTTTAATAGCTGCCTTACTTTCTGCTTTCCATTTTATCCCGGGTCTACTGGTTATAGGGCTGGTGCTGGGGTATATGGGTTTTTTGCTGTTCGTTTCCACCAATGTGCAGCTTAATTTCTTCCTGCGTGCCTTCAATAATAACCCTGAAGAGACAGAAAGGAGGATCGCCCTTACCTTTGATGACGGCCCGGTGGAGAACACTCTAAAGATCCTGGAAGTGCTGGAGAAATATAAGGTGGAGGCAAGTTTCTTTTGTATTGGAAAGAATGTAAAAGAGAACCCTGAAATATTTAATCTTATCATTAAAAAAGGGCATTTTGTGGGAAACCATACTTATAGCCATACCAGGAAAATGGGTTTTCTCTCTACTAATGCTATGCTGCAGGAGATAAAAAAATGTGACAAAATCTTCAAAAAAGTGGGAGGGATCACCCCCGGCACCTTCAGGCCTCCATTTGGGATCATTAACCCACAGGTGCGAGGTGCCCTTGAAATTTCCGGCCATAAAGTGATTGGATGGAATTTACGGTCCTATGATGCTGTTATAAATTCTGAGGAATTGGTAGTAAAGAGGGTACTTGAAAATGTGAAGCCAGGAGACGTCATCCTGTTCCACGATAATAAAGAAAATACCGTGGAGATATTGGAACAATTGTTGTTATTTTTGAGAGCAAACCATTTTGACCCGGTGAGGGTAGATGAATTATTTAATATAGATGCGTACACTTAA
- a CDS encoding C45 family autoproteolytic acyltransferase/hydolase, with product MRIVQIILLFLVLNSLYSCGVKQSLRDRPDISGLTSIDTLRIKHNDSLYSIGRNKLLKNKYGIWELYVEGDALERGLVNGSLTRELMQKQEKAIMEKIESLVPAGGYQNFLANVVAWFNRNMHKHVPEEYKQEIYGISRFALPEYDSFAPPYVRALYLHGAHDIGHALQDLMLVGCTSFAAWDHKTTDGQLLLGRNFDFNVGDEFAEEKVAAFINPAEGNKFMMYTWGGMIGVVSGMNEKGLTVTINAGRSKIPFQAKTPISLVAREILQYAGTTAEAVAIARKREVFVSEAIMVGSAAENKAILIEVSPRNFGVYEVENTAELICSNHFQSEAYKRDNRNLKAIEESHTAYRFERMTELVAREDKLDPVKAAHILRNTNGLNDSRIGYGNEMAINQLLAHHGVIFKPGEKKMWISANPYQLGAFVGYDLNEAFKKFQQVNMLQSVALEEETIPEDDFVKSRDFKNYSEFRTLSLEIQEAIKEGKSFPQEKLLSLPALNPHYWKAYFLVGEYFYKQGDYKNAIVYFKQALKREVTTLPDEKLLKKRIKKSYRKI from the coding sequence ATGAGAATAGTACAGATCATTCTGCTTTTTCTAGTCTTGAATTCTCTTTATTCCTGTGGGGTGAAACAATCTCTCAGGGACCGTCCGGACATCTCTGGTTTGACCTCCATTGATACTCTTAGAATCAAGCATAATGATAGCCTCTACAGCATTGGAAGGAATAAGCTCCTTAAGAACAAATATGGGATTTGGGAGTTATATGTGGAAGGGGATGCCCTGGAGCGTGGGCTCGTAAATGGCAGCCTTACCAGGGAATTGATGCAGAAGCAGGAGAAGGCAATTATGGAAAAAATAGAAAGCCTGGTTCCTGCCGGGGGATATCAAAACTTCCTCGCAAATGTGGTGGCCTGGTTTAACCGCAATATGCATAAGCATGTACCTGAAGAATATAAACAGGAGATCTACGGCATTTCCAGGTTTGCCCTTCCAGAATATGATTCCTTTGCACCTCCCTACGTGCGGGCCTTATACCTTCACGGCGCCCACGATATTGGTCATGCCTTACAGGATCTTATGCTGGTAGGCTGCACCTCATTTGCTGCCTGGGATCATAAGACCACAGATGGGCAACTGCTATTGGGACGTAACTTTGATTTTAATGTGGGGGACGAGTTTGCTGAAGAAAAGGTCGCAGCATTTATTAATCCTGCTGAAGGTAATAAGTTCATGATGTATACCTGGGGCGGGATGATAGGAGTAGTGAGCGGGATGAACGAAAAGGGCCTCACCGTTACTATTAACGCCGGAAGGTCCAAAATACCTTTCCAGGCCAAAACCCCAATTTCACTTGTAGCCCGCGAGATCTTGCAGTATGCGGGCACTACGGCTGAAGCTGTTGCCATAGCAAGGAAGAGGGAGGTATTTGTAAGTGAGGCCATTATGGTAGGCAGCGCGGCTGAAAATAAAGCAATTCTCATCGAGGTTTCTCCTCGAAATTTTGGGGTTTACGAGGTGGAGAATACAGCCGAACTTATATGCAGCAATCATTTCCAGAGCGAGGCTTACAAAAGGGATAATAGAAACCTAAAAGCTATTGAAGAAAGCCATACCGCATACAGGTTTGAAAGAATGACGGAACTGGTGGCCAGGGAAGATAAACTTGATCCTGTTAAAGCAGCGCATATTTTACGTAACACCAACGGCCTTAACGACAGCAGGATAGGTTATGGAAATGAGATGGCCATCAATCAACTCCTTGCCCACCATGGGGTGATCTTTAAACCTGGGGAAAAAAAGATGTGGATCTCTGCCAATCCCTATCAATTGGGAGCCTTTGTAGGTTATGATCTTAATGAAGCCTTCAAAAAATTTCAGCAGGTGAATATGCTACAAAGCGTGGCACTGGAAGAAGAAACAATTCCTGAAGATGATTTTGTGAAGAGCAGGGATTTTAAAAATTATTCAGAATTTCGTACATTAAGTTTAGAAATACAGGAAGCGATCAAGGAAGGAAAGTCTTTTCCGCAGGAAAAATTGCTAAGCTTACCTGCCCTTAACCCCCACTACTGGAAAGCATATTTCCTGGTGGGGGAATATTTTTATAAACAAGGGGATTATAAGAATGCGATCGTTTATTTTAAACAGGCACTCAAAAGGGAAGTAACAACTTTGCCCGACGAGAAATTATTGAAAAAGAGAATTAAAAAGAGCTATAGAAAAATTTAA